Proteins found in one Tsukamurella paurometabola DSM 20162 genomic segment:
- a CDS encoding glutamate-5-semialdehyde dehydrogenase gives MSTPTAQDADLTVATEAVQEAARAARAASKQLVTLTTEQKNAALHAAADALLANKERILAANAEDIDRARATGTEESLIDRLALNASRVDGIASGLRQVAGLPDPIGTVLRGSTLPNGLELRQVAVPLGVVGIVYEARPNVTVDAFGLTLKSGNAVLLRGSSSAASSNAALVAVLRESLQASGITPDAVSLLSAASRATVTALIRARGLVDVVIPRGGAGLIAAVVRDATVPTIETGVGNCHIYVHSAADLDMAERLVVNAKTRRPSVCNTVETVLIDSAVKDSFLPRLLGTFQAEGVIVHGDEAEMVPATESDWADEYLSLDVAVKLVDGLDAAIEHIDRYGTGHTEAIVTGDLAAARAFSARVDAAAVMVNASTAFTDGEQFGFGAEIGISTQKLHARGPMGLPELTSTKWIAWGDGHIRPR, from the coding sequence ATGAGCACGCCCACCGCGCAGGACGCCGATCTCACCGTCGCGACGGAGGCGGTCCAGGAGGCGGCCCGCGCCGCCCGCGCCGCGTCCAAGCAGTTGGTCACCCTGACCACCGAGCAGAAGAACGCCGCCCTGCACGCCGCGGCCGACGCGCTGCTCGCGAACAAGGAGCGCATCCTCGCAGCGAACGCCGAGGACATCGACCGGGCTCGCGCCACCGGCACCGAGGAGTCGCTCATCGATCGCCTGGCGCTCAACGCCTCCCGCGTCGACGGCATCGCCTCCGGGCTGCGTCAGGTGGCCGGACTGCCCGATCCGATCGGCACCGTCCTGCGCGGCTCCACCCTGCCCAACGGTCTCGAGCTGCGGCAGGTCGCCGTGCCGCTCGGCGTCGTCGGCATCGTCTACGAGGCGCGGCCGAACGTCACCGTCGACGCCTTCGGACTGACCCTCAAGTCCGGCAATGCCGTGCTGCTCCGCGGTTCCAGCTCGGCGGCCTCGTCGAACGCCGCCCTGGTCGCCGTGCTCCGCGAGTCCCTCCAGGCCAGTGGCATCACCCCCGATGCGGTCTCCCTCCTCTCCGCCGCGTCCCGAGCCACCGTCACCGCGCTGATCCGCGCCCGCGGCCTGGTCGATGTGGTGATCCCGCGCGGCGGCGCGGGCCTCATCGCCGCCGTCGTCCGCGACGCCACCGTTCCCACCATCGAGACCGGCGTCGGCAACTGCCACATCTACGTGCACTCGGCCGCAGACCTGGATATGGCCGAACGCCTAGTGGTGAACGCCAAGACCCGCCGCCCCAGCGTGTGCAACACCGTGGAGACCGTGCTCATCGATTCCGCTGTGAAGGACTCGTTCTTGCCGCGCTTGCTGGGCACCTTCCAGGCCGAGGGGGTGATCGTGCACGGCGACGAGGCCGAGATGGTGCCCGCCACCGAGTCCGACTGGGCCGACGAGTACCTCAGCCTCGATGTCGCGGTGAAACTGGTCGACGGTCTCGATGCCGCGATCGAGCACATCGACCGCTACGGCACCGGTCACACCGAGGCGATCGTGACCGGCGATCTCGCCGCGGCTCGCGCGTTCAGCGCCCGCGTCGACGCCGCCGCCGTCATGGTGAACGCGTCGACCGCCTTCACCGACGGCGAACAGTTCGGCTTCGGCGCCGAGATCGGAATCTCCACCCAGAAGCTGCATGCCCGCGGCCCGATGGGCCTGCCGGAGCTCACGTCGACCAAGTGGATCGCCTGGGGCGACGGACATATCCGACCCCGCTAA
- a CDS encoding fumarylacetoacetate hydrolase family protein: protein MSFSVLRTADAWWVSVPAGVRRVDTLATTTAELIADAAAVATAASGDGDVVDPTTLTLISPVTAPCRVIAQMTNYISHVRDSGMDPDKVPLTFFRKSSGSISGPFDDIVKPAHVSLLDYEVEIGIVFGRTIPVGASIDAAGLADAVAGIVVTNDVSARDVQLPKTQFYESKSYPTFTPVGPVLILLERGDWEKFPTLTLELRVNGVTRQNSTVADMIYGPLEAARTLARFQQVDPGDLLLTGTPGGTALTAPAKPIEILGSLLPPHLKWNAFFKRQAANPKYLRDGDIVEATVRSGDGALDSGTQRTVVRYT from the coding sequence ATGAGCTTTTCCGTTCTTCGCACTGCCGATGCGTGGTGGGTATCGGTACCCGCCGGCGTCCGCCGTGTCGACACCCTCGCCACCACGACCGCCGAATTGATCGCCGACGCCGCAGCGGTCGCAACCGCTGCCTCAGGCGACGGTGACGTGGTGGATCCGACTACTCTCACGCTGATCTCTCCCGTGACCGCACCGTGCCGGGTGATCGCGCAGATGACGAATTACATCTCTCACGTGAGGGATTCGGGGATGGACCCGGACAAGGTGCCCCTGACGTTCTTCCGGAAGTCCTCGGGATCGATCTCCGGTCCGTTCGATGACATCGTCAAGCCCGCCCACGTATCCCTGCTCGACTATGAGGTCGAGATCGGAATCGTATTCGGAAGGACGATTCCCGTCGGAGCGTCGATCGATGCCGCCGGCCTGGCCGATGCAGTCGCGGGCATCGTCGTCACCAACGACGTGTCCGCGCGCGATGTGCAGCTGCCGAAAACGCAATTCTACGAGTCGAAGTCCTATCCGACTTTCACCCCGGTCGGGCCGGTGCTGATACTCCTCGAACGGGGCGACTGGGAGAAGTTCCCCACCCTTACACTGGAACTGCGAGTCAATGGTGTGACCCGGCAGAACAGCACCGTCGCGGACATGATCTACGGTCCGCTCGAGGCCGCGCGAACACTGGCCCGCTTCCAGCAGGTCGATCCCGGTGACCTGCTTCTCACCGGCACACCCGGCGGCACGGCGTTGACCGCACCGGCCAAGCCCATCGAGATCCTCGGATCCCTGTTGCCGCCGCATCTGAAGTGGAATGCCTTCTTCAAGCGCCAGGCGGCAAATCCGAAGTACCTCCGCGACGGCGATATCGTGGAAGCCACCGTCCGCTCCGGCGATGGGGCCCTCGATTCGGGAACGCAGCGCACGGTTGTGCGGTACACATGA
- a CDS encoding AAA family ATPase, whose product MTAAVTPAPTALFSSVDDVAAALRETGYIPSTATATAVFLADRLGKPLLVEGPAGVGKTELARACAQARAARFVRLQCYEGIDEARALYEWNHAKQILRIQSSGNGGDWDDTKQDVFSEEFLLPRPLLQAVRESGPSVLLIDEADKADLEFEGLLLEVLSDYAVTVPELGTIVAERKPLVFLTSNATRELSEALKRRCLYLHIDFPDAELELSIIRSRVPDLSTEVAQQLLRVIATLRGLDLKKKPSVSETLDWCRTLLALGVTGSANGSIDKAALAATLGVVLKHQVDIETASAALGL is encoded by the coding sequence GTGACCGCGGCGGTCACACCCGCACCCACGGCGCTGTTCAGCAGCGTCGACGATGTGGCCGCCGCCCTGCGCGAGACCGGCTACATCCCGTCGACCGCCACCGCGACGGCCGTCTTCCTCGCTGACCGCCTCGGCAAACCGTTGCTCGTCGAGGGACCGGCGGGTGTCGGTAAGACCGAACTCGCCCGCGCCTGCGCCCAGGCCCGCGCGGCCCGGTTCGTGCGGCTGCAGTGCTACGAGGGCATCGACGAGGCGCGTGCCCTGTACGAGTGGAACCACGCCAAGCAGATCCTCCGCATCCAGTCCTCCGGCAACGGCGGTGATTGGGACGACACCAAACAGGACGTCTTCTCCGAGGAGTTCTTGCTCCCGCGGCCGCTGCTGCAGGCGGTCCGGGAGAGCGGGCCGTCGGTGCTCCTGATCGACGAGGCCGATAAGGCCGATCTCGAGTTCGAGGGATTGCTGCTGGAGGTGCTCTCCGACTACGCGGTGACGGTGCCCGAACTGGGCACCATCGTCGCCGAACGTAAACCGCTGGTGTTCCTCACTTCCAATGCCACCCGCGAGCTGTCCGAGGCGCTCAAGCGGCGTTGCCTGTACCTGCACATCGATTTCCCCGACGCCGAGTTGGAGCTGTCGATCATCCGCAGCCGGGTGCCCGATCTCTCCACCGAGGTGGCGCAGCAGTTGCTCCGGGTGATCGCCACACTGCGTGGTCTCGACCTGAAGAAGAAGCCCTCGGTCTCCGAAACCCTCGACTGGTGCCGCACCCTGCTCGCGCTCGGCGTCACCGGCTCCGCCAACGGTTCCATCGACAAGGCCGCGCTCGCCGCGACGCTCGGTGTGGTGCTCAAGCACCAGGTCGACATCGAGACCGCGTCGGCCGCATTGGGGTTGTAA
- a CDS encoding bifunctional 3-(3-hydroxy-phenyl)propionate/3-hydroxycinnamic acid hydroxylase — MTVPHATVVIIGAGPTGLTAAALLADYGVASVIIERWDDVYPQPRAVHLDDEVYRVLARLGLAEEFAAISRPAHGLRLVGGALDLIAEFPRNPGVGVHGYPAASMFDQPELERLLRSAVAQRSGLVALRSGAEVHGITQSDTSVTVHATDRATGASFSVEGSYVLGCDGAGSTTRSVIDTCWRDLGFSQRWLVIDIETTADLQQWDGIQQVCDARRAATYMRIGDTRYRWEFQLLAGETASDFPDLDAVLPLMSPWLDGLVDPDLRLVRCAEYTFTARVAQRWRERRIFLLGDAAHLTPPFIGQGMGAGIRDAMNLSWKLAAVLNGGVEQASLDSYEDERKPHAVGLIRMAKATGVLMTGGGRCGDRLRRHVAPILARVPAIATRLTTSATPPLRRSYYVRGGASLTGTLAPNVPVDEEGRRLDTSSPGFIIVTRHEPTAEQRFEITRRGAAIIVESEGGLSHWLADNGAIAALVRPDGTVMIAGRSLGEIYTHIPVMSAAPGQRVGSGLVPSTRPVPVPSSVPRPGGISRTRILGP, encoded by the coding sequence ATGACCGTGCCGCACGCGACCGTCGTCATCATCGGTGCGGGGCCGACCGGACTCACCGCTGCGGCGCTACTCGCCGACTACGGGGTGGCCTCCGTCATCATCGAGCGCTGGGACGACGTCTACCCGCAGCCCCGCGCCGTCCATCTCGACGATGAGGTCTATCGGGTTCTCGCGCGACTCGGCCTCGCAGAGGAATTCGCCGCGATCTCCCGTCCGGCCCATGGCCTCCGCCTGGTGGGCGGCGCCCTCGACCTCATCGCCGAATTCCCGCGCAACCCCGGGGTGGGCGTGCACGGATACCCCGCCGCGTCGATGTTCGACCAACCCGAACTCGAACGGCTGCTTCGCAGTGCGGTGGCGCAACGCAGCGGTTTGGTCGCGCTGCGCAGCGGTGCGGAGGTCCACGGCATCACTCAGAGTGATACGTCGGTGACCGTCCACGCCACCGATCGCGCCACGGGCGCATCCTTCTCCGTCGAGGGCTCCTACGTCCTCGGTTGCGACGGTGCAGGGAGCACGACGCGGTCGGTCATCGATACGTGTTGGCGGGACCTCGGATTCAGTCAGCGATGGCTGGTGATCGACATCGAGACCACCGCCGACCTCCAGCAATGGGACGGCATACAACAGGTCTGCGATGCCCGGCGTGCGGCTACGTACATGCGTATCGGAGACACCCGGTACCGGTGGGAGTTCCAACTCCTCGCCGGAGAAACCGCCTCTGATTTCCCTGATCTCGACGCAGTACTCCCGCTGATGAGCCCGTGGCTGGACGGTCTGGTCGACCCCGACCTGCGGCTGGTCCGCTGCGCGGAGTACACGTTCACCGCCCGCGTGGCGCAGCGGTGGCGTGAACGCCGCATCTTCCTACTCGGTGACGCCGCCCACCTCACCCCGCCGTTCATCGGACAGGGAATGGGAGCGGGTATCCGGGATGCGATGAACCTCAGCTGGAAGCTTGCCGCCGTCCTCAACGGAGGTGTGGAGCAGGCGAGCCTCGACAGTTACGAGGACGAACGGAAACCACACGCCGTCGGTCTGATCCGGATGGCCAAAGCCACGGGCGTGCTCATGACGGGTGGCGGGCGCTGCGGCGACCGCCTGCGACGCCATGTCGCCCCGATCCTCGCGCGGGTGCCCGCCATCGCCACTCGCCTCACCACCAGCGCCACACCACCGCTCCGGCGGTCTTACTACGTCCGTGGCGGCGCCTCGTTGACGGGAACGCTCGCTCCGAACGTCCCGGTGGACGAGGAAGGGCGTCGGCTCGACACCAGCTCGCCCGGGTTCATCATCGTGACCCGGCACGAGCCGACGGCCGAGCAACGATTCGAGATCACCCGGCGTGGCGCCGCGATCATCGTCGAATCCGAAGGCGGGCTGAGTCACTGGTTGGCAGACAACGGCGCGATCGCCGCTCTGGTGAGACCCGACGGCACCGTCATGATCGCCGGTCGCTCCCTCGGCGAGATCTACACCCACATACCTGTCATGTCCGCCGCACCAGGTCAGAGAGTCGGGAGCGGGCTCGTCCCGTCCACGAGACCGGTTCCAGTTCCCTCGTCCGTACCGCGGCCCGGCGGGATCAGCCGGACACGTATTCTCGGACCATGA
- a CDS encoding VOC family protein → MTITRDVHDGLHTDEGALPGEHPGRHPNPVIKVRDIAWLEFDKPDLVRTAAFAVDFGLTPVLQTTDELHLRGALAGPPCAIVRRAPRSAFTGLAFRAADRSDLMAIGAAWGRSVHPLGDALGGNAVTTRDPSGCRVRVVSDATEWPALPLQAAHESFNFARAVRRVNATQRPPRAPAVVERLGHIVLQSNRYMESLNWYLKHLGLIVSDFLYYPGQRDRGPVMSFIRCDRGTEASDHHTLAMALGPANRYVHSAYQVSDLDALAAGGEFLVERGYRRSWGVGRHIQGSQIFDYWRDPDGLLVEHFTDGDHFDHTVSTGWAAMTASGLNQWGPPATADFLGVRPGRAAVQEFASILSSLRESDNEFDVQRLRGLLKVARS, encoded by the coding sequence GTGACCATCACCCGCGACGTGCACGATGGATTGCACACCGACGAAGGGGCCCTACCGGGTGAGCACCCCGGCCGGCATCCGAATCCCGTGATCAAGGTCCGCGATATCGCGTGGCTCGAGTTCGATAAACCCGACCTGGTACGCACCGCCGCGTTCGCGGTCGACTTCGGCCTCACGCCGGTCCTCCAGACCACAGACGAACTGCATCTGCGCGGCGCGCTCGCGGGTCCTCCCTGTGCGATCGTGCGGCGCGCTCCGCGCAGTGCTTTCACGGGCCTGGCCTTCCGCGCCGCTGACCGGTCGGACCTCATGGCCATCGGGGCTGCGTGGGGACGCAGCGTCCATCCCCTGGGGGACGCGCTCGGCGGTAACGCCGTCACCACCCGTGATCCGAGTGGATGTCGCGTCCGGGTGGTCTCCGATGCGACCGAATGGCCTGCGCTGCCTCTGCAAGCGGCGCACGAATCGTTCAATTTCGCCCGGGCGGTGCGCAGGGTGAACGCCACCCAACGACCGCCTCGGGCGCCGGCGGTCGTCGAACGGCTCGGCCATATCGTCCTGCAGTCCAACCGGTACATGGAGTCGCTGAATTGGTATCTGAAGCACCTAGGGCTCATCGTGAGTGACTTCCTCTATTACCCCGGGCAGCGTGATCGCGGCCCGGTCATGAGCTTCATCCGTTGCGACCGCGGCACCGAAGCATCGGATCATCACACCCTGGCGATGGCGCTCGGACCGGCGAACCGTTACGTGCACTCGGCGTACCAGGTGAGCGACCTGGATGCGCTCGCCGCGGGCGGAGAGTTCCTCGTCGAACGGGGCTACCGCCGTTCCTGGGGAGTCGGGCGCCACATTCAGGGCAGTCAAATCTTCGACTACTGGCGCGACCCCGATGGTCTCCTCGTCGAGCACTTCACCGACGGTGACCACTTCGACCACACGGTTTCCACCGGCTGGGCCGCGATGACCGCATCCGGCCTCAACCAATGGGGCCCGCCCGCGACAGCGGACTTCCTCGGAGTCAGGCCCGGCCGTGCCGCCGTGCAGGAGTTCGCTTCGATCCTCTCATCGTTGCGGGAGTCCGACAACGAATTCGATGTCCAACGCCTTCGTGGCCTACTGAAAGTTGCACGCTCATGA
- a CDS encoding SRPBCC family protein → MAINESLEFDIDAPVSLVLDTLADVEALPDWSSAHSNVTVVERDANGRPSVVDASVGLLMFSDDLTFDYVFTDTSCKWDTRNEGTAVRSQGGIYELSSAGDAQTHVKVTMYLDPKVKAPGFVVKKGIKIAMDIIKNGLSKEVLKRKAAA, encoded by the coding sequence ATGGCGATCAACGAGTCCCTGGAATTCGATATCGACGCGCCGGTGTCGCTCGTGTTGGACACCCTGGCCGACGTCGAGGCGCTGCCGGACTGGTCGTCCGCACACAGCAACGTCACCGTCGTCGAGCGGGACGCCAACGGCCGGCCCAGCGTGGTCGACGCCTCGGTGGGATTGTTGATGTTCAGCGACGACCTCACCTTCGACTACGTCTTCACCGATACCAGTTGCAAGTGGGACACCCGCAACGAGGGCACCGCGGTACGCAGCCAGGGCGGCATCTACGAGTTGTCCAGCGCGGGCGATGCCCAGACCCACGTCAAGGTCACCATGTACCTCGATCCGAAGGTCAAAGCGCCCGGCTTCGTGGTGAAGAAGGGCATCAAGATCGCGATGGACATCATCAAGAACGGCCTGAGCAAGGAAGTCCTCAAGCGCAAGGCCGCCGCCTGA
- a CDS encoding SRPBCC family protein produces MAINEKVEFDIDAPASLAYATLLDVEALPEWSSSHKSATVVERDAAGNPSLVKVEAGLMGISDSLTFRYEFTPETKVAWQSEGEGMAVKSQGGFYQLTPIGDDKVHVVVDMHIDLKVKLPGFVVKKGVKMSAEIASKGFTKEVLKRKAAQ; encoded by the coding sequence ATGGCAATCAACGAGAAGGTCGAGTTCGACATCGACGCCCCCGCCTCGCTCGCGTACGCGACGCTGCTGGACGTCGAGGCGCTCCCCGAGTGGTCGTCCTCCCACAAGAGCGCGACGGTCGTCGAGCGCGATGCCGCGGGCAACCCGAGTCTGGTGAAGGTCGAGGCCGGACTGATGGGCATCAGCGACAGCCTCACGTTCCGCTACGAGTTCACCCCGGAGACGAAGGTGGCATGGCAGTCCGAGGGCGAGGGTATGGCGGTGAAGTCGCAGGGCGGCTTCTACCAGCTCACGCCGATCGGCGACGACAAGGTGCACGTCGTGGTCGACATGCACATCGATCTCAAGGTCAAGCTGCCCGGCTTCGTCGTGAAGAAGGGCGTGAAGATGTCCGCCGAGATCGCCTCGAAGGGCTTCACCAAGGAGGTCCTCAAGCGGAAGGCAGCGCAGTGA
- a CDS encoding vWA domain-containing protein, which yields MTTHAGTPLDGHLHAFVRALRGKGMSIGPGEAITAAEVLTVLDLADRSQLREGLAAVLLREQMHRKSFDVIFDLYFPVRGGIGFPAAGSGNGSGGEGCAGAPGEPDPMRMPAADTPPDPDAVREALRQEAVAALVAGGDHDGIASQIVEQLGEYQSATGTAFSSYQALKALNPQTLIAAIANGMLSAAGEDGAQPGSFEYESARRVARDRVAGLSERVRELTSVAMAARRGPEAVVDYAAPQLPENVAFFAATRSELHRMEQTVRPLARQLSTRLLVRRRRARRGPIDLRRTLRKSMSTGGVPIDLAHRRPRPTKPELVLLCDLSGSVAGFSNFTLLLTHALSAEFSKIRVFGFVDSVDEITDYIDTSRTLTVDTVVDMFDRVIRETKVARFGGSDYGNMLRTFLSDFPDAVTHRGTLLILGDARSNHTDPALAELNELVERARHAFWLNPERKVSWGTGDSVADRYRTVIDMYECRTAGQLADVIGRLLPV from the coding sequence ATGACCACACACGCCGGGACCCCGCTCGACGGCCACCTGCACGCGTTCGTACGCGCGCTGCGCGGCAAGGGCATGTCGATCGGGCCCGGTGAGGCCATCACCGCGGCCGAGGTGCTGACGGTGCTCGACCTCGCGGACCGCAGCCAGCTCCGTGAAGGCCTCGCGGCGGTGCTGCTGCGGGAGCAGATGCACCGCAAGTCGTTCGACGTGATCTTCGATCTGTACTTCCCGGTCCGTGGGGGCATCGGTTTCCCCGCCGCCGGGAGCGGGAACGGCTCCGGGGGTGAGGGATGCGCAGGCGCGCCCGGCGAACCGGACCCGATGCGGATGCCCGCCGCCGATACTCCGCCCGACCCCGACGCGGTGCGTGAGGCACTGCGGCAGGAGGCCGTCGCGGCCCTCGTCGCGGGCGGCGATCACGACGGCATCGCCAGCCAGATCGTCGAGCAGCTGGGGGAGTACCAATCCGCCACCGGGACCGCGTTCTCCTCGTATCAGGCGCTCAAGGCGCTCAACCCGCAGACGCTGATCGCGGCCATCGCCAACGGCATGCTCTCGGCCGCGGGCGAAGACGGTGCCCAGCCGGGCAGCTTCGAGTACGAGTCCGCCCGCCGCGTCGCGCGCGACCGCGTCGCCGGTCTATCCGAGCGGGTCCGGGAGTTGACCTCCGTCGCCATGGCCGCCCGACGGGGCCCGGAGGCCGTCGTCGACTACGCCGCGCCGCAGCTGCCGGAGAACGTCGCCTTCTTCGCCGCCACCCGCAGCGAGCTGCATCGTATGGAGCAGACGGTGCGCCCGCTGGCCCGGCAGCTCTCCACCCGGCTGCTGGTGCGCCGGCGCCGCGCCCGCCGCGGCCCGATCGACCTGCGGCGCACGCTCCGCAAGTCCATGTCGACCGGCGGCGTACCGATCGATCTGGCGCACCGTCGGCCCCGGCCCACCAAGCCCGAACTGGTACTGCTGTGCGATCTGTCCGGCTCGGTCGCCGGCTTCTCCAACTTCACGCTGCTACTCACGCACGCGCTCAGTGCCGAGTTCTCCAAGATCCGGGTGTTCGGCTTCGTCGATTCCGTGGACGAGATCACCGACTACATCGACACCAGCCGCACGCTGACCGTGGACACCGTGGTCGACATGTTCGATCGGGTGATCCGGGAGACGAAGGTGGCACGGTTCGGCGGCTCGGACTACGGGAACATGCTGCGCACCTTCCTGAGCGACTTCCCCGACGCCGTCACCCACCGCGGCACTCTGCTCATCCTCGGCGACGCGCGCAGCAATCACACCGACCCCGCGCTGGCCGAGCTGAACGAGCTCGTCGAGCGCGCGCGGCACGCGTTCTGGCTCAATCCCGAACGAAAAGTGTCGTGGGGGACCGGTGATTCCGTTGCCGACAGGTACCGGACCGTCATCGACATGTACGAGTGCCGCACCGCGGGCCAGCTCGCGGATGTGATCGGTCGGTTGCTGCCGGTCTGA